The proteins below are encoded in one region of Halalkalicoccus jeotgali B3:
- a CDS encoding DUF7096 domain-containing protein: MSRLPALVLTAILVCSLPALGVPGAIGQSPAPAIGSPAGAQPAIEGGSIDWLALSEGPAASGEGYVAIDFGATLADDSSRLEARYDEHRVDARIENADSDAQRRAIIREESDQLEESVAQLRERERAAYAAYYESQRTERDLLAELAVIHTNAVALEAAVASIEDHDATTPGVSLDGELEEMEVATRTMQGPVRERVAAMIHGEAEPTRVHVESDGDGVVLALIEGEQFHREAHRLGNRDTDAEAQYTSLGESEERIAELYPSVFSEARWSYSEVGHGTHRGTANHPQGSLTVFLDTATGDVYREFQTLRLDRLDTETAVVETGDGVTVTVGLTAPGGPAKVMVTATGSGAALSGEVTLNDRVVGETDDGTVWFVAPRDSVTGAVNAGGEEIEFTVPGDSADQESARATEGS; the protein is encoded by the coding sequence ATGTCTCGGCTGCCCGCGCTGGTCCTCACGGCAATTCTGGTCTGTTCGCTGCCCGCCCTTGGCGTTCCGGGAGCGATCGGTCAGTCGCCGGCCCCCGCGATCGGTTCGCCGGCGGGAGCCCAGCCGGCCATCGAGGGAGGGTCGATCGACTGGCTCGCGTTGTCGGAGGGACCGGCCGCCAGCGGCGAGGGCTACGTCGCGATCGACTTCGGGGCGACCCTCGCGGACGATTCGAGCCGGCTAGAGGCGCGCTACGACGAACACCGCGTCGATGCCCGGATCGAGAACGCCGACTCCGACGCCCAGCGGCGGGCGATCATCCGTGAGGAGTCGGATCAACTGGAGGAGTCGGTCGCCCAACTCCGAGAACGCGAGCGGGCCGCGTACGCGGCGTATTACGAGAGCCAGCGGACCGAGCGGGACCTGCTCGCGGAGCTGGCCGTGATCCACACCAACGCGGTCGCCCTCGAGGCGGCGGTGGCCTCGATCGAGGACCACGACGCCACCACCCCGGGCGTCTCGCTCGACGGCGAACTGGAGGAGATGGAGGTCGCCACGCGCACGATGCAGGGACCGGTCCGCGAGCGGGTCGCGGCGATGATCCACGGCGAGGCCGAGCCGACCCGGGTCCACGTCGAGAGCGACGGCGACGGGGTCGTTCTCGCGCTCATCGAGGGCGAGCAGTTCCACCGTGAAGCCCACCGGCTCGGCAATCGCGATACCGACGCCGAGGCCCAGTACACGAGCCTCGGGGAGTCAGAAGAGCGCATCGCGGAACTCTATCCCTCGGTCTTCTCGGAGGCCCGCTGGAGTTACAGCGAGGTCGGCCACGGCACCCATCGGGGGACCGCCAACCATCCGCAGGGCTCGCTGACGGTGTTTCTCGACACCGCGACCGGCGACGTCTACCGCGAGTTCCAGACGCTCCGGCTCGACCGACTCGACACGGAGACTGCCGTCGTCGAAACCGGGGACGGCGTGACCGTCACGGTCGGCCTGACCGCCCCGGGCGGGCCGGCGAAAGTGATGGTGACCGCGACCGGAAGCGGCGCAGCGCTCTCCGGGGAGGTGACGCTCAACGACCGGGTCGTCGGGGAGACCGACGACGGGACGGTCTGGTTCGTCGCCCCCCGCGATTCGGTGACCGGCGCGGTGAACGCCGGCGGCGAGGAAATCGAGTTCACGGTCCCGGGCGACAGCGCCGATCAGGAGAGCGCACGCGCCACCGAAGGTTCATAA
- a CDS encoding type IV pilin, translated as MERAVSPVIGVVLLVACTVLLSATVGAMVLAYEPAEPASTVVVSGAVDADGNELTLILDRGGPLDTRELSVVVEVDGEPLETQPTVPAYSQSGFTGFPSGPFNAGTDPEWNRGESASLTVAKTTNGPQPVPGSSVEVRIYENDLPVATVEATAE; from the coding sequence GTGGAACGAGCAGTCTCCCCCGTCATCGGCGTCGTCCTGCTGGTCGCCTGTACGGTGCTGTTGAGCGCGACCGTCGGCGCGATGGTGCTGGCCTACGAGCCTGCCGAACCGGCCTCGACGGTCGTCGTCAGCGGCGCGGTCGACGCCGACGGGAACGAACTCACACTCATCCTCGATCGGGGTGGCCCCCTCGACACTCGGGAGCTCTCGGTCGTCGTCGAAGTCGACGGCGAGCCCCTCGAAACACAGCCGACGGTGCCCGCCTACTCCCAGAGCGGCTTTACCGGCTTCCCGAGTGGCCCCTTCAACGCCGGGACCGATCCGGAGTGGAACCGGGGCGAGTCTGCGAGCCTCACGGTCGCGAAGACGACGAACGGCCCCCAACCCGTCCCCGGCAGCAGCGTCGAGGTTCGGATCTACGAGAACGACCTTCCCGTCGCCACCGTCGAGGCGACAGCCGAATGA